In Zingiber officinale cultivar Zhangliang chromosome 1A, Zo_v1.1, whole genome shotgun sequence, the DNA window GAAGTTCTGATAAATTGAGGTAAATCAAATAGTAGACAAGATGAAAATTTAACATTGAAAAAGTTGAAATTAAAGTATTAGTCAACTGTTAAGGTATAACAATCGACTAATGAAATCTTAAACATCATATTTGAAGTTTGAGGGGGTTTAGGTATTTTGCTATATGATCAATCGATTAATGATTTTGATCAATTATCTAATGGGCACATTAGTAGATTAATGAGTTTAAGTAATCGACTGATGATATTGTAGAAGCAATCAAAATGTTAGAAACTTGGCTGAACAATTTGACTGATAGACATTAGTCAATTGGTTAGCAGTCGATTAGTATCACTATTATAATGAACAAAAAATTTCTGAGTCGACTGCGGCACTCGATTACCTAGTCATTCATCAATTGATGAACAATAACAGGCAAATGCTATTGGAGAGTTGGTGAGAGTTGCTCTGTAATTTAAAAATGTTATAATAATTAGTGACGAATATTTAATTATCTGTCTTTAATTAGCGACGGTTTTTTATTATTCCATCTCTAATTAGCGATGGTATTTTATTATTCCATACTAAGTTTGGCTAAGTTATAACGACACCATTAACAAATTTAGCGATGGAATTAAATATTTCGTCAATGCTAGAAACGGAATTTAATATTCGTCTCTCGCTAAATTTAGTGACAGACTATTTAATTCTGTCGTTAAATTTAAAGACGGATATTAAATTCTGTCTTTAGTGGCAACAGAATATTTAATTTCATCGCTATTTTGTCAACGACCAACATCACAGCGACGACAATAATTGGTCTCTAATCGATCGCTATGTTCAATTAGCGACCGATTAGTGATGAATAGTTCTATCGTTAAAGAGCTTTCTTTTTGTAGTGACTAAGGCTCTTGTAATGCTAATTAAGATTTTAATGTTTACAATATCTTAAATAATATTGCTTCATATGTAAATTCACTAATCTTTCAAAGAAGTTAACAATAGCATTCTTATTCTTCATTCATGTAAAATAAAGCATATGGATACAATCAACCAAATGAAAGAAAATTAAGTCTCACATGCAAAACACTCATTAATCTTCATAACCATACCTTATAAGGTATGTTTGTATCAAATGAATTATaagaggaaattaaaaaaaaaaaaatcatcaagagTAGTTGATAACTCTGCAATTGGCTCGTACGGTTCCTTGTTTCCCCGTGAGCACACCAATCTTACCCATCTTCACCATGGATGCGGCAAACGCCTTCTTAAACAAGTTGGGGTTTTTTGCATATTGATACACCTTGTAAGATGTTGCAGATGTTGACATCAAAGTCTGGTCTGAGGTGAAGAGACCACGGTGGGTTGTGACAGCCTTATAGAAGCTAGAGTCAAAGGTGAGGGAACTTTGTGGGTCCATATCCACTTCATTGACCGTGTTCCCCGGAGGGCATTCACGCTTCAACTTTTTAGCATATACGTAGTCCAAACTTGGATCACCTTTTAGAGTTCCACTATAGTTGTAAAGTCTGTCTGCAAAAGAAGGACAGTGTGCGACCCCAATGGTGTGCGCTCCTGTGTAAATTAAACAACATAAAATGTCGTTAGAACTTTTGTATCAAAAAGGCCACCATATATATATGGTGGTTAGCATCGTATAAAAATCATCCTTCTTATCAATAATTACCTGAGAGAGTAACTAGGTCATCTCGGTTAAGACCTTTGAGAGCAAACAAGGCAGTGAGTTGAGTGAGGTTGAATGTTGGAGGAGGGAGATCGATCGTTTCATTTATTAAAGACTTTCTTCCATCTTTTCTACCTGATGGCACGCTGTAGTACTTTCCTCCATACTGCATTGATGGATTTCCATTATCATAGTCAAAACAATTTCATTAAATAATGAATAAACATactataaattttgaatttgattacaTGCACAACACTGTCTCTAGCCGCGAAGGCAATGATATCAGCGCAAGAGACTGTTCTTTTGCAGGTAGATTCCAAACGTTTTTTGATAGTATCGATCACATCAAATACTTCATCCTCAAAGGTTTCGTTCGGTGGTGATTCTTTCTCTGCAATGTTGTCCTTTGTTGAGTCAACTAGAATCGAAGCTTCGCAACCCTATAATGCAATATTATTGTCAATTGATGTAAAAAATAACAGATTAATGATAATAAGTATATTCATGCATATATGTATACTAACTCCAACAAAGCAGTCATGAAAGTGCAACCGAAGCAGGTCGGCGCCAATGCCAGGGCTGGCCTTAAAAGCCTTGTTGAGCTCCTTCTTCACAATGAGCTCAGCTTTAGGGCAGCTCCATGCGTAGTACCCTACTCGGATTTGAGAAGCTGAGGCTGCTAAGTTCATGCACAAGACAACAGCAAAAGAAAGCAGCAACGAGCCTCCTCTTACCAAAGCCATCTCCTTCAAACACTCTCTCAGTGATCCAACGCAGATCTTGTATGTTGTTGTTGTGGGTCTTTCGATCCCCATCTCTATTTATAGTCACCAATTTAATCAATTATTATAATCCTATTACTCCACCAGTTCCCATATGGTTGCTGTGGCATGCACGCCGCTTGAAAGCAAtactttttttgttgttgttgttgttattgtggTGGTGGTCGTtttgccatttttttttttttaattttattgaagCGAAGTCTGTGTGTGCTGTCATCGTGCAAGCCTGTATCTGTTGGAATTGTACTTCAATATAAACTGGAATACTTACAGTCCTGATTGATTGTTCATCACCTACTACTTGAGTACTTGGTGCCTACCAGCAAatccatttaaaattttaatgcaAAGTTGACATGCATTCTcgcatataaatatatatatgaacTGGTCAACTTCTTTTGCCATTAGCAATAAACAAATTGAGAGCTCATCCCCTCAAGGCAAAAAGATGCTCTAGATATCTTAGTATATTTTGCAGTCTCATGGTTCCTATTTGCTCTCATTATCTAATTATAGTTGATTTAATCATCGCAAATTGACATCAGAAGATCCTTCAAATTAACCATGGCTCCATTTCTCCTCATATTTTATTAACAGATGAAATTTTCCAACATATCCCTTTTGGCAGCTGGAGAGTACTGGATAACTTAGTTGAAAAAGAAAAATACAAGGCGACTCCATTTGTGATTTGATAAATAACAACAGGAATGTGGAGGACAGACATCAATCTCGCTGGCATGACAACGAGTCTCTTGGGAGATGCGTGCACGACGATAAACTAGCTGGCTAGGTTTTGAAACACATCGAAGGTCTTATGTACTTTGTTGAACCataataattaatttagttaaGCAATAAGCCCAAGCTGTGTTGTTGTTGTAATATAgccaatatatattttaaatataattaaatatatatttagtatctagtACCGAAAGATTACAATCATTAAATTTGATCTAATGACATTTATAaatgaaaatacaaataaaataattaataataaataaataaataaatatgaaagaGTATATGTGAATTTTAAAAggtttattaggattttataaaaaattatggaTTTGTTAAGGGGATAAATGAAAGCTTGTTTGGGAGTATTATATTTAAGCTAGGAGTTAATTTAATAAATATCCCAAGTTTAATTTtctaaacttaagtttttaacGCGCGATTCACGTCTCACTGTCGGCCGTTAGTGCCGTGCGCTGCTACCCCCACCACCATCCTTGATGGCTAGCCTAAAGCAGGCCAATTGTACCCGTCTTCTCCCTTCCGCATCGCTCTTTCACCCACGAGCTCGTGGCGATGTCTCGCCACACGAGCGATCAGCGTCGCCCACTCTGTAGGCCCGACCACCTGGCGCCGCTTGGCTGTCCTCGCGGACAGCCAATGCTAACGCCGCATCCTCGCTCCTCCACAACCGTCGACACCACAACCACCGTCTTGCTTCACCACAATGAACAAGCGCGCCTCGCTGTCGATGCGCCAACTGCCCGCGGCCTTCACTGTAGCCACCTCGTCCCTTGCTGAAGGAGGGTAGCGAAGATAATAGATATTGCTTTCTAGGGTTCCGTCACGAGAGATTAGCGGCGCGCCGATCTCTTTTCTGTCGACGAGGCCGAGTTTGTCCCTCGACATTGGCGTTGCTTTATTGCCATTGTTGCAGCTCACCGCAGGCCACCAACCAATTTCTGACCCATGCCATCTCTGGCCACCGTAGTCACCATCGGAGAGGAAGAAGATCCACTGTCGGTATTTAATTAATAcaattatttgtttatttaaacTTCATAGATTAACTAGTTAATTAACGTATTAATTAATTCCCTTAGGGTCATCTGCAATGCAGCGATAATGTCGCGTTATAATAACACTGTGCATTTAATTTAGCGTTGTGGAGGGGTGTTATACCGCTTGAATGCGTTTAATGTCTGAACACTTTCAAGCAAGGCTGACCCATACcatgtgtataattttttttaaaattttatttattaaaaaaaatataaaatataaaatttaaaatttaaaattaaaaattaaataaaacgattagttttttataattttatcttCTGTAATTTCGTTTTCCCAACTTTATAATTTTAGTCGTTCAGTTGTAATTTCGTTTTTTTACACacatctattttatttaataaatatatttaaaaaaattaatattatttttgaaaaacaatacaattatatttttaaaagtaagattattattaaaaataataataataatttaaatatttttaaatatatttatttaatataattttaagatgattgagTGGATTGTGGAACTCATACATCATGAATACTGTTAATGTTAAAAGGAATGTAGGTTAAAGAAGGATGTTGTTATAATTAGTATGTGATAGTGGACCctatatgtaaaataccggaaaaatgacgaatattaataagggaatttttcagaattttttgacatttttcgggaatttttcggagctcgtacggacgagttgacggggataaaaacggggcccggaaaagcctattcgggctaccccatttaagtgagaaaaagttgatttttttactttttctttttaaattctttttctttattctccTCATCGAAAACTCTTCTCCCTACCcgagccttctcctcttcttctctcacgcCCGACGCCGGCCGGCGGCCTCTTCCTCCCCGAAACCCGAAGCCTGTGCCCTAGCTGACTTCACGCTCCGCCGCGCCGATCTCCCATCACCCGCtacatcttcttctcttcttatcttctcccaagcgccggcgactcttgcgccagccgtgccctagatccgcCGCCGGCCTCCCCTGTGATCTTGCGCCGCCATTGTCACCCACAGCCGACTGGAACAGTGTGTCCACCCCGCCGagcctagttcttcctctgtgtGCCACTGCCAAGAGCGAGCAGTATCGAGTCATGCCCTAGACTTGGTTCACCGCCGCTCTAGCGAGTTGGTCTTCAACCAAAGGCAAAACTCCAAGCTCTAGTGGCTTCACCGTGACCTATACCTCACCATCGGATCTTCCTGCTTCACCACTAGCTGTCGGCAGAGAGAAAACAAGAAGGTATCGGGTAAGTAAGGtttattggatttggatttcagaTTTGGTACAGGATGTTGTGCTCACCGGGTGGATGTCTGTGGTTGTAGAATCAGTATAGCTCCGGCCAAGAATTTACGACAGTAGGTATTTTCAGCTAGCAATTTCCAGCAGCAACCTCCCTGCTGTgtggattgaggtaaggtgtagctTGGTTGGAAATTTTGTATGTTTAAGAATGTGGATTAATTACTGTTTTGGTTTGTTCGTTTTGTTCTagcagcaatttatctttgctggCTGTAAACAATCCTAATTGGGTAACAACTTTGTGACTTCCAGCAGcggttgaattgaggtaaggtttatggttttgatctttgtgttagataattgctagttgtgttagcaataattattgatttaggtttagaagttgtatagcggtgtagttggggttaatgaaactaaccctaacgggtcagtggattagaaattagtttatctatttgtttataattaaattagttaaactgtgggatttaacacaggactttgacgcgagacgagtatctcagagtcagattggacctttctattttcggaggcgggtacttttgacttatgtcatttgatatgcttagtaattaaattaacatgttgtattaattgtgtttcttatctgtttcggttaatcactacccaaatcttacatgcttgattgattgattggttttgcatctcaggtatattttacctattTATAcctgcttataggggtagtgatataccatgtttcaccatgttcaggacctaggttttataccttctgtatacctttggattgttttggattcgttgacctttgatgcatttttatatatatgtggattaggtcaggatattcttgtggttagtgccatgcaccatttgcatgattgcatgttgtgcgatagtccgctccattatcgttgagcacatcgccagttacatggatctgcacacaccaccactcatgggttagtggtcgattcaggctgagtgtgttgcagcagggactctgttaggcaccgttggtccgcttatgggtagtgtgacacaacgtgttatccggcagggattcctccccgtctttgagtaccgggagttgagagcattgcgctcccccatctatgatttggggtaggaggataggtgtactcgacaagacatccgtccactcggtcactcatcgggagtagtgacgacagagtgcacggttgtcaccctacccactcggcctcacttttgtatgagatgatcggtgGCGTCGGGGTGACCGGGGCGCATcgttggcatcatatgcatgatgcatttattgcttgtgtttgtgtttgcagcATTatatgcatattgtttggatacctatatttgacatgcatacagattt includes these proteins:
- the LOC122038520 gene encoding peroxidase 5-like; its protein translation is MALVRGGSLLLSFAVVLCMNLAASASQIRVGYYAWSCPKAELIVKKELNKAFKASPGIGADLLRLHFHDCFVGGCEASILVDSTKDNIAEKESPPNETFEDEVFDVIDTIKKRLESTCKRTVSCADIIAFAARDSVVHYGGKYYSVPSGRKDGRKSLINETIDLPPPTFNLTQLTALFALKGLNRDDLVTLSGAHTIGVAHCPSFADRLYNYSGTLKGDPSLDYVYAKKLKRECPPGNTVNEVDMDPQSSLTFDSSFYKAVTTHRGLFTSDQTLMSTSATSYKVYQYAKNPNLFKKAFAASMVKMGKIGVLTGKQGTVRANCRVINYS